The genomic region GCCGCACGCGAGCACGGCCTCGTGTTCGCCGTTACGGACGTCCTTGACCGCGTGTCGTAGCGCGAGCGCGCCCGCGGCGGCACACCCTTCGACTCGCTCGGCGGGGACGTGTCGGAGGCCGGCCCACTCGGCCAGCAGCGTCCCCTGCATAATCTGGTGTTCGTAGGTCTCCGACTGGTTGCCGACGTACACCGCCTCGACGATGTCGGCAGGGTCGGGCAGGTCGTCGAAGGCCTCCGCAAGCGCGACCGAGAACAGGTCACGGCCCGGGAGGTCTGTGCGGCCGAGCGGCGAGGCACCGACCGACGCGATGACTGGCTCTGGCATCTGTACCTCCCACATGTCTGCGAGCCTAGTTAGTCATTCCCATTTTCTAGATAGTTGAAATATTGGCCCCGTCGAACTACGCACATAGCATCGCAGGTGCCGTCGGGGTCGCTCGTCCCCGATCTAACTCACCCCTCGAATCGGCGTTCGGACCGTCTTTCGCGTCGCGGTATCTGGTGTCCAAACTGCTTCAGTCGTCGGCCGAGGCACCGCTTGTCTGCAGTTCATGCTCCGAGAGTTCTGCGGATGGAGCGAGGAACTCAGCAGGGTCGAATGCAGTCAGTTCTTCACCCTTTGAGACCTTCTCAGGCCAGTCCGGATTGGCGAGTGCGCTCGTCGCCAACGTTACCAGGTCGGCACCGGCATCGACCTTCTCGCGTGCCGCGTCAGGCGCTCCGAGCCCGCCGTTGTCGATGATGACTGTCTCATCTGCTGCGTAGGTAGCCGCGGCCTCGGCCAGCGTCGGTCCGTCGTCGCCAAACGCCGGCGTGGTCGCATCGGGTTCGGTGACGTGGATGTAGTCGGCACCGGCCGTCGACAGTTCCTCGAAGAACACCGCTGCGGCGTCCTCGCCTTCGGGCCACAGGTGGTCCTCGTCAAGGGCGGTCGACTGCGAGACACGAATGCCAACGACGAAATCGGCGGGTGTCGCCTCGACGACCGCAGCGACAACCTCTTGCGGATAGCGCACCCGGTTCGCAGGCACACCACCGTACTCGTCATCACGCTGATTGAACTCTCCCGAGAGGAACTCGTGAAGCAGATACCCGTTCGCACCGTGGATCTCGACACCGTCGAACCCCGCTTCGATGGCGTTCTGCGCCGAGGTAACGAACCCGTCACGGATGTCGGCTAGCTCGTCGACCGTGGCTGCTTTCGGCGTAGGGAAGTCACCGCTCCCGCCGTAGGCTTCGGCCTTTTGTCCGTCCGGTTGCACCGCCGATGGGGCGATGGTCTGTTCCCCGTCGATATGTGGATTCCCCTGGCTCTGTGCGCCGGCGTGCATCAACTGGGCGAAAATCGGGACACCAGCGTCGTGGACCGCCTCGGTAACCTGTTGCCAGGCCGCTGCCTGTGCGTCGGTCGCCAGACCTGGCTGGTTCAGATACCCCTGGCTGTATGCGTTGTCTGGATAGGTCCCCTCTGTAATAAGAAAAGAGAACCCACCGTCGGCGAACCGCTGATAGTACTGTGCCATCTCCGCCGTCGCACGGCCGTCGTCGGTGGCGCTCACCCGTGTCATCGGCGCGAGGCCAACTCGGTTGTCTAACGACAACTCGTTGAGTGTAGTTCCGTCGAACAGTGTCACACCACCCGGTAAGCGGATAAGACAATTAACGGCTGGTTCAGCATACGCCGAATCAGTCGCCTGTGAGTAAAAAGATAATACATTTGCCATTTCGAAGCACGCTTCGAACGTGTTCACTCCGGCGTGACTGGGGAGCCTCCAAACGCACGGAGACTCGGGAGCCAGCCGCTCACTTGCTACGTCTATCGTTCGGTTATGACGCCCATATACGCGTACTGTCTGCTATAGAGAGCAATTATAATCATTCATTTTTCATGCCTTGCTGGCAAAGGGTATGGTTCAAAGTGGTGGCGGGTACGACCATGTATCGCGGCGGTCGGTTCTGAAAACATCGGGGGCTGCACTCACGGTGGGGACCGTGGGGCTAGCCGGATGTAGCAGTAGCAGCGGTGCCAGTGTCCGGCCGGTCGACGAAGACAGCCTCACCATCTGGCATGCCATGGGTGGTACCAACGGTGAGACGCTGCAGGGGCTGGTCGACCAGTTCCAGTCCGAGACGGACATCGACGCGAACCTGGTCTTTCAGGACTCCTACGAGGGGGTACTGACGAACACACTGAGCGCACTTGACTCCGGCGAGGTCCCCGATGTCTTCCAGATCGACAGTCTGTTCGCACAGCAGGTCCTCGACACGGACGCGGTCGAGCCCGTCGAGAACTTGCTCTCCGACGACTACCCGGTCGATGACTTCCTGTCGAACGTGACCTCGTTTTTCACCATCGATGGGACGCTTACGTCGATGCCGTTCAACAACTCCAACGCCATCCTCTATTACAACCGGTCGGCGTTCGAGGAAGCCGGACTCGACCCGGACAGTCCGCCGACCACGCTTGAGGAAGTCCGAAGTTACTCGCAGACGCTCGTCGACGAAGGCGTCACCGACGCCGGCCTCACATGGCCGAACCATGTCTGGTTCGTCGAGCACTTTTATTCCGTCGACGGCCAGACGCTACTCGACGCCGAGAACGGCCACGCCGGTCAGCCGACGACGATGCAAACGGACAACGCCACGGCCCGGTCACTGTACGAATGGTGGCACGAGATGGCAGACAACGGCCTGTTCAGCAACCCCGGGATAGAGGCTTGGGGGGAAGCAACGTCCACGTTCCTCACCGGACAAGCCGCCATGTTGATGACCTCGACGGCATCGGTCACTGGTATCCGCTCCGGCGCGGAGGAGAACGGGTTCGAGGTCGACAACGCGTTCTATCCGACGATTGACGGCGACCGGACCGGGCCAGTTATCGGCGGGGCTTCGTGGTTCGTCCCCTCCGGACTGCCACAGGACCGCCAGGACGACATCGGCAGCTTCCTCGAATTCATGGGTCGACCGGAGTCACAGATCACCTGGCACAAGGGGACTGGTTACTACCCGATCCGACAGACCGCTGTCGAGCAACTCGAAAACGACGGCTGGTTTGCGGAGAACCCGATGTACCGAACCGCGTTTGACCAGTTGACACAGGCCGAGAACACGCCGGCGACAAAACGGATGCTCATCGGCCCGGCTCGGCAGGTCCAGACAACAATTCAGGATATGTCGGTCGAGCTGTTCAGCGGCGAGGTCGGCGTCGACGAGGGGCTCTCCGAGCTGAAATCGGCCGTCGAAGACGAACTAGACCGATACTACAGCTAATGTCCACCCACGAAGTATTCACAGACCGCCTGCAGGCCGGTGTGTTGCTGTTACCGACGATGGTCGTGTCGCTGTTGTTCCTCTATTACCCGACGGTCCGTGCGATAGGGCTGAGCTTTTACCAGGCCTCACTCGCCCGGGGTGACGTGTTCGTCGGACTGGAGAACTACAGGCGGTTAGCCGGCTCCACAGAGTACCTCCGGAGCGTCCTGCTATCGGTCCTGTTCGCTACGTGCGTCGTCGTCGGCGTGATGGCCGTTGCCCTGTGTGTCTCCTTTCTCATCCACGAGATCGAAGTCGGGAAGGGGCTGTATCTGGTGGCGGTTATCTGGCCGTACGCGCTGCCGCCGGCAGTCGCCGGGTTGGTGTTCCTGTTCATCGCACACCCGAACATCGGTATCTTCACGAGCTACATCGAGGCTCTCGGCATCGATGTCAACTGGTTCAGCAACGGTCCACAGGCGTTCGTCGTCGTGTTGGTCGCAGCGGTGTGGAAGCAGATCGGATACAACGTTATCTTCATGACAGCCGCGCTCGGCAACGTCCCCGAGTCGCTGACTGAGACCGCTGAACTCGACGGCGTCTCCCGAACGCAGCGACTGCTTCGCGTGTACGTCCCGATCATCTCGCCGACACTCGTGTTCCTGGTCATCATGAACACGATTTACGGCTTCTTCGGCACGTTCGCCATGGTCGATCTCATGACCAAGGGCGGTCCCGCCGGTGCGACGAACATTCTCATCTACGACCTCTATCGGACCGCCTTCCAGTTCTACGAGTTCGGATTCGCCTCGGCGAAGTCCGTTGTACTGTTCGTCGCTGTCGGGCTGTTGATGTACGGCCAGTTCCGGCTGAGCGACAGGTACGCCTACTACGGAGGCTAACATGCTCGGGTCACTCCTCACCGCGTTGACTGCTGCCGCTGAGCGCTCCCGAGCTGCGGGACGAACCACCAGCGACCGCATCCGGCGATTTGAGACGGAGCAGCTCACGCTGCACGTACTCACAGCGACCGTCGTGTTCCTGATCGTACTGCCAGTGTTGATCGCGGCGCTTGTCTCAACGAAGCGGGCCGGGATCGTCACCTCGATCGCCGATCTGGCACCTGGCGGCCACGCGCTGTCGAACTACCGTCGTGCCCTCATTGGCCTCGAATTCTGGCGGTACATGCTGAACTCATTTGTGATGTCTGTCGCCGTCGTCGTCGGAAAGCTGATCGTGTCGCTGCTGGCCGCGCTGGTGATCGTCTACTACAGGTTCCCGTACAAGAACGCCGTGTTCCTGTTTATTCTCTTTACGCTCTTGCTCCCGGTCCCGGTCAGGTTTGTGCCACTGTATCGCTTGACGACGGAGCTTGGCATGGGTAACACGATCTTCGCTATCACGGTCCCATACTTGGCCAGCGCGACGACCGTCTTTATACTGCGCCAGCATTTCCTGTCGATTCCGGCCTCGCTCGTCGAGACGGCAAAGGTCGACGGTGTCGGGCCGCTGCGGTTTCTGTGGTCGGTCCTGGTCCCGATGTCCCGTGCCGTCCTCGTGGGCGTCTCGGTGATCATGTTCGTCTACACATGGAACCAGTATCTCTGGCCGCTGGTGATCATCAACGCCGAGAGCCTGCAGGTCGCACAGGTCGGGCTGAGCCTGCTTCGCGGACAGGCCAGCACCGGCGAAGTGGCCTGGTCGATGGTGATGACCGGGTCGATACTGACCCTGTTGCCGCCGCTGGCACTGCTAGTGCTGTTCCGACGACAGCTGCTGGAGACGTTTACGATCCAACAAAAGTGAGAGGATACCAATGACTGACGTAACCTTACAGAACGTACGGAAGGAATTCGATGGTGTCGTCGCCGTCAAAAACATCGACCTCCAGATACCGGACGGGGCGTTCGTGACTGTCGTCGGGCCCAGTGGGTGTGGCAAAAGCACCACGCTTCGGCTGATCGCCGGGCTAGAGCGGGCCACTGACGGCACGATCCAGATGGGCAACCAGGACGTCACCGGCGTCGAACCGAAAGACCGGGACGTCGCGATGGTGTTCCAGAACTACGCGCTGTACCCGCACATGACCGCGCGCCGGAACATCACGTTCGGCATGAAGTCGGCCGGCGACTTCAGTGACGAGGAAATCGACCGCCAAGTGAGAGAAGCCACAGCGGTGCTCGACATCGACGACCTGCTCGACCGAAAGCCAGGCGAGCTATCGGGTGGCGAACGACAGCGAGTCGCACTTGGCCGCGCACTAGTCCGTGACCCGGAGGTGTTCCTCATGGACGAGCCGCTGTCGAACCTCGATGCCAAACTCCGGATCAAGATGCGGGCTGAACTGGCGAAACTCCACGGCGAATTCGAGACCACGACAATCTACGTGACCCACGACCAGACAGAGGCGCTGACGCTCGGTGACCGGGTGGTAGTGATGAACGACGGCCGCATCCAGCAAGTCGACAGCCCACAGCACCTGTACGACTTCCCCGAGACTCGGTTCGTCGCGGAGTTCATCGGCGACCCTGCGATGAACATGCTCGCCGTGGATATCTCCCGTGATGGGACTGAATACGAGGCCGTCGGACCGACGTTTCGCATCCCGTTACCCGACGGCGACGGCTTGGAAACAGCCGCCGGAGGACAGGCGTTGCTAGGCGTTCGGCCGGAGAGCCTTTCGGTAGCTGATTCGACCGACCGAAGCTCGTTCGCCGCTGAAGTAACCGTCACCGAACCGCTCGGCGATAGCCTCCTGCTGGAGTGTCGGACCGGCGATCAGGAGTTCAAACTACACGCCGAACCCCGAACGGCCGTCGAGCCGGGCGACCGAGTTGCGTTGACAGTTGAGACCGAGCGGCTCCACCTGTTCGACCCACAGACGGGCGAGGCCATCTATCACGCAGCGGCGGCGCAACCACCCGAAGAAACTAGCCCCATCGATAGCACTCTTTAGGTTTTCCGACCGATTCTCGATCCTCCGATAGAAGGGACGGGCACCGACATTTTCGGTTCGATCCGGTGCTGTGGTCTTCTCGAACGCGACGACCGGCGCGACCACAGGAATAGTGGCAGAGCGCTGTCTCAGAGCCGCTGCTAGCGAGAGCGCTGTGCAAGCCCAGTTCCGTCCGATTCGCTTGCTACATGTAGTCTCAATACAACAATGCTGGGGATTCAACCGGCATTTATGCTATATATTGATATATACATCCACTCTACAGCCGTTTCTACTGCTGTATAACCCAAATAAACTCAAGAAAACGCAATAGTATATACTGATATGTGCAATCAATAGTTATATATAGATTGTGTAGGTAATAGGCCACGGAATGGTTCGAATACCAGACATATGCCGTCGAACCGTGCTAAAGAGTACGTCTGCTGCCGCACTGGGCTCCATTGTAGGCACTGCGGCTGGCAGGGAAAACGATCACAGCAGTACCGAACCGCCCATCGCTTCTCCACCGATCCTCGCTGCACACCGTGGCTACCGCGGTCTGTATCCGCAAAACACCATCGCCGCAGTTCAGCAGGCGGCGTACGGCGGTCCCAGCAGTCACGAGTACAATACCGATATGATGGAATGTGATCTCGTGCCTGCAGGCGGGAAGCCCTGGAAGGGTGAGGACTTCGAAATCGTCGTTTTCCACGACGATAAGCTAGACGACCTGACAGACGAATCAGGGTACGTCTGGGAGAACGACGTGCAGACGGTTCTGAACGCTGAAATCCGTGACAGCGGACAGACAATCCCTCGACTAGACGAGTTCGTCGAAGCGACTCCGGACAGTATCCCACTCGACATCGAGTGGAAGGCCGCTGGTGTCTCTCCCGACGACGACGCGTCGGAATCCGATGTCGAGACCTGGGATCCGTTCACGGAACAGGCACTCGAAGTCCTCTCGCATCACGAAAACGACGTTATCATCCAGTCGTTCCAGAAGGCTGCGCTGGAGTCCGTCCGAAACGCGGACGCCAGTATTCCGATCGCGTACCTGTTCTGGGATTCAATCGAGGACGGTCTTTCTATCGTCCGTGACCTGGACGCGGAGTACATCCAGCCGCCGTACAATATGATCATGAACACGCCCTTCTTCAACGAGGACTACTACCTCGAAGACCCGGATTTCGCCGAGATCGATCTGGTCGAGACCGCACACGAGGAAGGTCGGAAGGTAATCCCGTACACGATAACGACCTGGCATCAGGCGGAGAAACTGGTCGAGGCCGGTGTCGACGGAATCATCGCTGACTACCCCGGAGTGCTCGACTGAGCTCTGGGTATCGAGACCCCTGGAAACAGTTACTCCCCTGTTTCCGGACCTACTGTCCGTTTTCTACGATAGCTGCCAGTTCTGAAAGGTCGGTCACGACGTGGTCCGCGCTCACGTCACTCTCCTCTAAGTCCGCCGTACTGGTAACGCCAGTTAGCGGCAGTACCGTCTCCATCCCGGCCTGGTTCCCCATTCTGATGTCTGTCCCGAGGCGATCACCGATCATGAGACAGCGCTCCGGCTCGCCACCGAGCCGTTCCAGCGCCATCTGAAGGATTACGTTGGACGGCTTGCCGATCAACTGATCCAATTCCTGCCCGGTAACTCCTTCTATTGCCCCGATCATCCCTGCTGCATCGGGTATCTCACCACCATCTACCGGACACGTTCGATCCGGGTTGGTCGCAACGAAAAGCGCGTCGTTCTCGGTAAGTGCGATTAGCGCATCTTGTATCGCCTGGTAATCGAAACCAAAATCAAGTGATGCGATCACAGTGCCCGCTCGTTCGGGGTCGGACGTCGTTTTCAATCCGGCGGCACGCAACTCTGCGACCAGAGCGTCTTCGCCGATGACGTAGATTTCGCGCTCCGGGTGCTGCGCGGATAGATAGTCCGCTGATGCAGTGGCGGACGTGATTATGTCCTCACTGCTGCAATCGATGCCCAGCGCGTTCAGTTTCTCGCAATACTTCTCCCGCCGGTCGATCGGCTTGTTCGTGACGAACAGCGTCGAAAGCCCCGCCTTACGTACTGTCCGTACCCCTTCTGCAGCGTTTTCGACTAACGAATCCCCGCGATATATCGTCCCGTCGAGGTCGATGATGGCACTGGTGTACGTCATCTAGAGTTCCTCCATCTCGAACGGTGACGCTTCGGCAGAAGCCGCTGCCGACGTGATCACAGGCGCTTCCTCTGCCGCAGGGGCCGCGGCGACCCTCGAAACACGCTGATAGCTCTGACTGTTCATATCAATTGGATACTGATAACCACGCCACCGATCCCGATGAGCGACAGGTAGAGTGACTTTCGCACCACCGGCGCTAGCAGTGAGCGGTTGATACTTGTTGCAAACCCGATTTTCACGAGTATACTGGAGAGCGTCCCGGCCAGCACGCCTTGCGCCGCTACTGCCGGCGATATCTGACCGGTCGACGTCAGCGTCACTGCGGTCGTTGTCGTCGTGCCGCTCGATACGATGCCGCTGAGGAAGCTCGTAATCAGGAACCCGGCTGTTCCGAAGATGCGCTGTGCTCCGGCGGTCAGAATCAAGACAGCGAGGAAGAGCAAGCCGAATTTCAGCGCATTTGCACTGCTAAACGGCGAGTCGAAATCCAGTTCCAAATCTCCCTCCCAGTCGCTATCGTAATATGCGAGTCCGACGCCACTAATCGCGATCAGGCCGAGCGGGAGTCCAACACTGACAGCCGACTCGGGGACGAATGCAACGATGATCGCTAAATTACGGACCGCCATCGCCGCATCAGCGATCAGTATCGTTCCGACTGCGAGCTCTGTGATCCCCGCATTGTTCTTTGCCCTGCCCGCGATTTCGCCGATCACGGCAGTGGAGTTCACCAGCCCGCCGAAGAAGCCAGTTACAGCGATCCCCTTGCTGCCGTATCGCTGCATCACGATATAGTTGACAAACCCGATCCCACTGACTGCGATCACGAGCATCCAGACCAGTTTCGGATCGATCGCATCCCATGGCCCATACGTCCCGCCGGGCAGGAGCGGATACACGACAAACGAGATGATCGCAAACTCACCTGCGCTGCGTACTTCTTCTCGCGATAGCTGGTTCGCAAACTCGTGTAGCTCCCGCCGAAGGACTAGCAGGAACGACGACGTTATGCCAATAATGACGCCGATCAGAACGTGATTGGCTCCGACCAGTATCCCGACCGCGTACGCGACAAGTAACGAGGTCGAGGTTGTCAGAGACAGGCCGAACTCCAACTCACTATCGTCGCTGGTCCACTGTGCGACTATTCCCCGGATCCCGAGCAACCCCCCTTGCACGAGTACCAATGCCCCTCCCAAGGCAAGTAGTATCCTCTCGTCGAGTGACATTGCGGCAGCGCCGACCAGACTCGTCAGCGTAAACGTTCGGATTCCCGCAGACTTGTTGGCCCACTCTCGTTCGAGCCCGAGCAGCATACCCAGTGCACCTGCAATAAATAGGTGGAGTATCTCAGTATCGACAGTTATCCCCTCTATACCTCCGAAAACAGCCGTATTCGCGATTGCACTCATTACAGTCATCTTATCTTACAAACGGTGGTTCCGTCATTTTTATATAGTCTATATACTACTATATTCTATATGGAGACAAATATACTGATGGGTAATAGGTGTTGGCCTTGAGGCTCGCTTGAATATTGCCGTGGCTCCTGCGGAACTCGAAGATCGCCCTCGATTACTGCTTAGTGTCTAGTATCTTTTATATATCTACTTCTAATACTTATTCTAGATTCTATATGAAGAGCATCTAAAACTCGGTACAAAGGGTTTGTTGTTTTGTCAGATATAAACATAAATACTTTTTAACCCAGGTTTCGCACATGTCTGCGTCGACAATGAAACAGAACCCAGTTGACCGACGATCTGTGTTGAAAATTGGCGCTACTGCGCTTGCAGCGGGCGTTGCAGGCTGTTCTCAGGAGAGTAGCCAGAACACCGAAGCGTCTGGTGGTGACAGCACTGATAGCAGTGACGGTTCCAGTAGTGGCGACGGTAGTTCCGGACAGAGTACCAACTATCCCGAGTTCGATCCGGCTAACCCGGAGTTCCCGCAGCTGATGCAGACGCTCATCGAGGCAGGGTTCGAGACGGGGTCCCTGCAGGACCTGAAGAACATGAAGGAGCGCGAGAAGCCCCGCTACGGTAACCCCGTCCAGAGTACTCCCGATAATCAAGACGACCTGATTGACCCGGACCGCATCGCGTTTGCGATGACACCGACGGAGGACCCGGCAGTCTACCGGGATACGATGCAACCGCTGATGGACAACATCGCCGAAGAGACGGGGAAATCGGTTAAGTACTTCCCCCTCAACTCGTACGCGTCCCAGATTGAGGCGATGCGATCCGAGCGTCTCCACGTCGCCGGGTTCTCCACTGGGCCAACGCCGTTCGCTGTGAATCTGGCCGGCGCTGTCCCGTTCTCGCTCCAGATTTCGAAGGAGGGTGACTTCGGTTATCGGCTGTGGCTCGCCACACAGGCGGATAACGACGACATCTCGTCGCTTGAGGATATCAAAGGCAAGCGTGTCGCACACGCCGAACCGTCGTCTAACTCCGGGAACCTCGCTCCGCGTGCGCTGTTCTCGAACCAGGGCGTTACTCCGGGAGACGACTACGAAGTGAGCTACTCCGGCGGGCACGAACAGAGTATCCTCGGAGTGGCAAACGATGACTACGACGCTGCCCCCGTTTGTAGCACCTGTGTCACGCGTGTTGCGGAGGCGGACAACATTGACCCGACGAATCTCAAAGTCGTGTGGGCCAGCAACCCGTTCCCCACAACGAGCTTCTGTTACCGCTACAACCTGAAACCAGAAATTCAGGAAGGTATCAGGGCGGCATTCCTCGATTACGACTACTCGGACACCAAGATCGCGGAGGTCTTCGGTGGTCGCGGAAAATGGACGGAGATTGATTACGCCACTGTCTACGATATCATCCTCCAGATTCAGGAGAACAACGACATCAAGTACAACACCGAGAACATCGAAGGCTAAGAAGAGAACCGAATAATGCTCACTGTAGATAATCTGGAAAAAACGTACGACTCCGGTGATAAAGCACTCAAAGGTGTCTCATTCGAAGTCAGTGGTAACGAGATCGTTGCGATCATCGGGCCAAGCGGGGCCGGAAAAAGCACGCTCGTTCGTAGTATCAACAGGCTGACCGAGCCAACTGGCGGGCGTGTCTCGCTCGATGATACAGAGGTGACCGGCCTGGACAAATCAGCCCTTCGCGATGTCCGTCGCGATATGGGCATGATATTTCAGGAGTTTAATCTCGTCGAGCGCCTCACGGTGATGGAGAACATACTCTCCGGCCGCCTTGGCTATCTCAGTACGTGGAACGCGTTCCGTCGGAACTTCCCACCAGAGGATATCAAGCGCGCACGGGAAATCCTCAGTCGGGTGAACCTAGAGGGCGTCGAGAACAACCGTGCAGATGAACTCTCCGGTGGCCAGCGACAGCGCGTCGGTATCGCCCGTGCCGTCATTCAGCGGCCGAAAATTCTGCTCGCTGACGAACCGACGAGTGCGCTGGACCCCGATACCTCCCGGGAGGTTATGAGCCTCTTGACGGACATCGCTCACGAAGACGATATCCCGATCATCATCAACATCCACGAAGTCGATCTGGCGGTCGACTACGCGGACCGGATCATCGGACTCAGTGACGGTGAGATCGTCTTTAACGGCCCACCTGACGATCTGGATCAGGCAGCCAGAGACGAAATCTACCGCGGTGGTGAATCCATTGCGGACCGCGAAGAGCCGAGTGCTGGTAGCAGCACCGGATCTGACGACGTCATTGCTGAACGAGGTGACTAATCAATATGGCTGCTGAATCTGGATCGGCCGTTGAAGGATCTTGGGAGCGGCCCACAGTCTTCTACAACAAGAAAGTCAAGTATCTCATCTACGGGCTTATCTTGTTGTTCTTCGCGTATAGCTTCTGGAACCTTCGGATTTCTCCCAGCCGGTTCGTGCGAGGGATCGGAGCTGGTGTCGAACTCGTCACGAGTATGCTCCCACCAGCGTACACTCCGTCGCAGCGGGAACTCCTCATACAGGGGATCGTCGAGAGTATCGTGATGACGATTGTCGCCACGACAATGGGTATTATCGTCAGCGTGCCGATCGCTGTCATGGCTTCCAATAACCTCTCGCCGAAGCCAGTCTACTACGTCGGTCGCAGCATCGTTGCAGTCACGCGCTCACTCCACGAGCTCATCGTTGCGATCATTATGGTCAAAGCGGTCGGATTCGGTCCGCTCGCTGGTGTCCTTGCCCTCGCGTTCAAAACGATCGGATTCTTCGCGAAACTTCTCGCAGAGGAGATCGAAGACATCGATCGTGGGCAGATGGAGGCGATCACTGCTGCCGGCGGGACACCCGTTCAGACGTATCTCTACGGCGTTCTCCCGCAGGTAATGCCCCGGATCGTCGGCCTGTCGATTTACCGCCTGGACATCAACCTCCGACACAGCACTGTCGTCGGAATCGTCGGAGCGGGCGGTATCGGTATCACGCTGCTGAACTCCTTCGATAAGTACGATTACCAGTTTAGCATGGCAATTATCGCTGTCATCGTCGCCATCGTCATGGTTGGTGAAGGTGTCAGCGCTCTCGCTCGGAGGCGGATCCAATAATGTCAAACAGCACTGACTCATGGAGCCGGTTCGATCGCCGTGAGCGCTTACTCCGGTTCTTCGGGCTGCTAGCTGGACTCGTCATCCTCGTCGCAGCCTGGCGCGCCATGGAAGTGAATTACGGCTACGCCGTGACTGCCCCGCGTGAGCTGGCCGACCTCTTCGGCCGGATGTATCCCCCCAATGTGGGGTACTCCCGGAATATTGTCGGGCCGCTGCTCGAGACGATCAATATCTCGATTCTGGGAACGGCACTGGCCATCGTGATGGCGATCCCGGTTGCGTTCCTCGGAGCCAGCAACACGTCGCCCAACAAGCCGGCGTACCTGCTGGGGAAGTTCATCATCTCGTTTACCCGTTCGGTCAACGTCATCATCTGGGCACTGATCTTCGTGGTTATCTTCGGCCCTGGGGCCCTCGCTGGCGTGCTGGCGATCTCGATCAGATCGATCGGGTTCACTGCAAAGCTAATCGCGGAAGCCATCGAGGAGATCGACCGCGGGTCTGTCGAAGCGATCACTGCAGCCGGAGCATCGCCGATTGATGTGCTCATCTACAGTATCGTTCCACAGATCAAGCCGGCGTTCATCAGTGTCGCGACGCTTCGATGGGATATCAACGTCAGAGCGTCGACGATCATCGGGTTCGTCGGCGCAGGCGGGATCGGCGTCCCGCTCCAGACTGAGATCAATTACTTCAACTGGGAAGCAGTCCTGACGATCCTCATCTCGATTCTGGGCCTTGTGCTCATCAGTGAAGCCATCTCGGCCTATC from Haloarcula hispanica ATCC 33960 harbors:
- a CDS encoding oxidoreductase translates to MTLFDGTTLNELSLDNRVGLAPMTRVSATDDGRATAEMAQYYQRFADGGFSFLITEGTYPDNAYSQGYLNQPGLATDAQAAAWQQVTEAVHDAGVPIFAQLMHAGAQSQGNPHIDGEQTIAPSAVQPDGQKAEAYGGSGDFPTPKAATVDELADIRDGFVTSAQNAIEAGFDGVEIHGANGYLLHEFLSGEFNQRDDEYGGVPANRVRYPQEVVAAVVEATPADFVVGIRVSQSTALDEDHLWPEGEDAAAVFFEELSTAGADYIHVTEPDATTPAFGDDGPTLAEAAATYAADETVIIDNGGLGAPDAAREKVDAGADLVTLATSALANPDWPEKVSKGEELTAFDPAEFLAPSAELSEHELQTSGASADD
- a CDS encoding ABC transporter substrate-binding protein, with amino-acid sequence MGGTNGETLQGLVDQFQSETDIDANLVFQDSYEGVLTNTLSALDSGEVPDVFQIDSLFAQQVLDTDAVEPVENLLSDDYPVDDFLSNVTSFFTIDGTLTSMPFNNSNAILYYNRSAFEEAGLDPDSPPTTLEEVRSYSQTLVDEGVTDAGLTWPNHVWFVEHFYSVDGQTLLDAENGHAGQPTTMQTDNATARSLYEWWHEMADNGLFSNPGIEAWGEATSTFLTGQAAMLMTSTASVTGIRSGAEENGFEVDNAFYPTIDGDRTGPVIGGASWFVPSGLPQDRQDDIGSFLEFMGRPESQITWHKGTGYYPIRQTAVEQLENDGWFAENPMYRTAFDQLTQAENTPATKRMLIGPARQVQTTIQDMSVELFSGEVGVDEGLSELKSAVEDELDRYYS
- a CDS encoding carbohydrate ABC transporter permease, which gives rise to MSTHEVFTDRLQAGVLLLPTMVVSLLFLYYPTVRAIGLSFYQASLARGDVFVGLENYRRLAGSTEYLRSVLLSVLFATCVVVGVMAVALCVSFLIHEIEVGKGLYLVAVIWPYALPPAVAGLVFLFIAHPNIGIFTSYIEALGIDVNWFSNGPQAFVVVLVAAVWKQIGYNVIFMTAALGNVPESLTETAELDGVSRTQRLLRVYVPIISPTLVFLVIMNTIYGFFGTFAMVDLMTKGGPAGATNILIYDLYRTAFQFYEFGFASAKSVVLFVAVGLLMYGQFRLSDRYAYYGG
- a CDS encoding carbohydrate ABC transporter permease; this encodes MLGSLLTALTAAAERSRAAGRTTSDRIRRFETEQLTLHVLTATVVFLIVLPVLIAALVSTKRAGIVTSIADLAPGGHALSNYRRALIGLEFWRYMLNSFVMSVAVVVGKLIVSLLAALVIVYYRFPYKNAVFLFILFTLLLPVPVRFVPLYRLTTELGMGNTIFAITVPYLASATTVFILRQHFLSIPASLVETAKVDGVGPLRFLWSVLVPMSRAVLVGVSVIMFVYTWNQYLWPLVIINAESLQVAQVGLSLLRGQASTGEVAWSMVMTGSILTLLPPLALLVLFRRQLLETFTIQQK
- a CDS encoding ABC transporter ATP-binding protein, whose amino-acid sequence is MTDVTLQNVRKEFDGVVAVKNIDLQIPDGAFVTVVGPSGCGKSTTLRLIAGLERATDGTIQMGNQDVTGVEPKDRDVAMVFQNYALYPHMTARRNITFGMKSAGDFSDEEIDRQVREATAVLDIDDLLDRKPGELSGGERQRVALGRALVRDPEVFLMDEPLSNLDAKLRIKMRAELAKLHGEFETTTIYVTHDQTEALTLGDRVVVMNDGRIQQVDSPQHLYDFPETRFVAEFIGDPAMNMLAVDISRDGTEYEAVGPTFRIPLPDGDGLETAAGGQALLGVRPESLSVADSTDRSSFAAEVTVTEPLGDSLLLECRTGDQEFKLHAEPRTAVEPGDRVALTVETERLHLFDPQTGEAIYHAAAAQPPEETSPIDSTL
- a CDS encoding glycerophosphodiester phosphodiesterase, whose amino-acid sequence is MVRIPDICRRTVLKSTSAAALGSIVGTAAGRENDHSSTEPPIASPPILAAHRGYRGLYPQNTIAAVQQAAYGGPSSHEYNTDMMECDLVPAGGKPWKGEDFEIVVFHDDKLDDLTDESGYVWENDVQTVLNAEIRDSGQTIPRLDEFVEATPDSIPLDIEWKAAGVSPDDDASESDVETWDPFTEQALEVLSHHENDVIIQSFQKAALESVRNADASIPIAYLFWDSIEDGLSIVRDLDAEYIQPPYNMIMNTPFFNEDYYLEDPDFAEIDLVETAHEEGRKVIPYTITTWHQAEKLVEAGVDGIIADYPGVLD